One genomic region from Motacilla alba alba isolate MOTALB_02 chromosome 5, Motacilla_alba_V1.0_pri, whole genome shotgun sequence encodes:
- the LPXN gene encoding leupaxin isoform X1 — protein MGGCLFLAGICHPGLPGTDYILNTCSVPCGGLWESSCVGRGGGGLGPGLGVDTMASPLSAMSSTPVPVPKPLPPSPPHTEAARQLDELLADLGHTQSKLAAAGQGAAVPTESLLDNMLDSLTRDLQELGIAAAPAGVCAACRKPIAGKMLTALGKTWHPEHFTCARCGQELDKGPFFEQGGRAFCEEDYHQAFSPRCAYCAGPIREKVLTALEQTWHPEHFFCAHCGKVFGDDGFLERNGKPYCRQDFLALFAPKCQGCERPVTDNYLSALQGVWHAECFVCTDCLTGFTGGSFFELDGRPYCEQHFHQRQGTICHSCGRPVTGRCITAAGRRYHPEHFICTYCLGRLHKGTFRERDDKMYCQPCHDKLFL, from the exons ATGGGGGGCTGTTTGTTCCTTGCTGGGATCTGCCATCCAGGGTTACCCGGGACAGATTATATCCTGAATACCTGCAGTGTTCCCTGTGGTGGCCTGTGGGAAAGTAGCTGTGTTGGCAGGGGTGGAGGGGGTCTTGGTCCTGGCCTTGGGGTGGACACCATGGCATCTCCCCTCTCTGCCATGTCCAGCACCCCTGTGCCAGTCCCAAAGCCGCTGCCCCCTTCACCCCCACACACGGAGGCCGCCCGGCAGCTGGACGAGCTCCTGGCCGACCTGGGCCACACGCAGAGCAAG ctggcagctgcagggcagggcgccgcggtgcccacggagtccttgCTGGACAACATGCTGGACAGCCTCACGCGggacctgcaggagctgggcatcGCGGCCGCGCCCGCCGGCGTCTGCGCCGCCTGCCGCAAGCCCATCGCCGGCAAG AtgctcacagccctgggcaAAACCTGGCACCCCGAGCACTTCACCTGTGCCCGCTGCGGGCAGGAGCTGGACAAGGGGCCCTTCTTCGAGCAGGGCGGGCGGGCGTTCTGCGAGGAGGATTATCACCAGGCCTTCTCCCCGCGCTGCGCCTACTGCGCCGGCCCCATCCGCGAG aaagtCCTCACGGCCCTGGAGCAGACCTGGCACCCCGAGCACTTCTTCTGTGCCCACTGCGGGAAGGTGTTTGGAGATGACG GGTTCCTGGAGCGCAATGGGAAGCCGTACTGCCGCCAGGACTTCCTGGCCCTGTTCGCCCCCAAATGCCAGGGCTGTGAGCGCCCCGTCACGGACAACTACCTGTCGGCCCTGCAGGGTGTCTGGCACGCCGAGTGCTTCGTGTGCACG GACTGCCTGACCGGCTTCACCGGCGGGTCCTTCTTCGAGCTGGACGGGAGGCCCTACTGCGAGCAGCACTTCCACCAGCGGCAGGGCACCATCTGCCACAGCTGCGGCCGCCCCGTCACCGGGCGCTGCATCACAGCTGCGGGGCGCAGGTACCACCCCGAGCACTTCATCTGCACCTACTGCCTGGGCCGGCTGCACAAGGGCACCTTCCGCGAGCGCGACGACAAGATGtactgccagccctgccacgaCAAGCTCTTTTTGtga
- the LPXN gene encoding leupaxin isoform X2: MEDLDALLEELEQSSCLASKDRAVQGPSSCQDAQHGTLKVPLPPRAQPPGESLDSLYSTPVPVPKPLPPSPPHTEAARQLDELLADLGHTQSKLAAAGQGAAVPTESLLDNMLDSLTRDLQELGIAAAPAGVCAACRKPIAGKMLTALGKTWHPEHFTCARCGQELDKGPFFEQGGRAFCEEDYHQAFSPRCAYCAGPIREKVLTALEQTWHPEHFFCAHCGKVFGDDGFLERNGKPYCRQDFLALFAPKCQGCERPVTDNYLSALQGVWHAECFVCTDCLTGFTGGSFFELDGRPYCEQHFHQRQGTICHSCGRPVTGRCITAAGRRYHPEHFICTYCLGRLHKGTFRERDDKMYCQPCHDKLFL; encoded by the exons ATGGAGGATTTGG ATGCTTTGCTGGAAGAactggagcagagctcctgcctggcctccAAGGACCGTGCAGTGCAGGGACCAAGCTCCTGCCAGGATGCCCAGCATGGCACCCTGAAG GTGCCGCTGCCACCTCGAGCTCAGCCTCCAGGAGAAAGTTTGGATTCACTGTACAG CACCCCTGTGCCAGTCCCAAAGCCGCTGCCCCCTTCACCCCCACACACGGAGGCCGCCCGGCAGCTGGACGAGCTCCTGGCCGACCTGGGCCACACGCAGAGCAAG ctggcagctgcagggcagggcgccgcggtgcccacggagtccttgCTGGACAACATGCTGGACAGCCTCACGCGggacctgcaggagctgggcatcGCGGCCGCGCCCGCCGGCGTCTGCGCCGCCTGCCGCAAGCCCATCGCCGGCAAG AtgctcacagccctgggcaAAACCTGGCACCCCGAGCACTTCACCTGTGCCCGCTGCGGGCAGGAGCTGGACAAGGGGCCCTTCTTCGAGCAGGGCGGGCGGGCGTTCTGCGAGGAGGATTATCACCAGGCCTTCTCCCCGCGCTGCGCCTACTGCGCCGGCCCCATCCGCGAG aaagtCCTCACGGCCCTGGAGCAGACCTGGCACCCCGAGCACTTCTTCTGTGCCCACTGCGGGAAGGTGTTTGGAGATGACG GGTTCCTGGAGCGCAATGGGAAGCCGTACTGCCGCCAGGACTTCCTGGCCCTGTTCGCCCCCAAATGCCAGGGCTGTGAGCGCCCCGTCACGGACAACTACCTGTCGGCCCTGCAGGGTGTCTGGCACGCCGAGTGCTTCGTGTGCACG GACTGCCTGACCGGCTTCACCGGCGGGTCCTTCTTCGAGCTGGACGGGAGGCCCTACTGCGAGCAGCACTTCCACCAGCGGCAGGGCACCATCTGCCACAGCTGCGGCCGCCCCGTCACCGGGCGCTGCATCACAGCTGCGGGGCGCAGGTACCACCCCGAGCACTTCATCTGCACCTACTGCCTGGGCCGGCTGCACAAGGGCACCTTCCGCGAGCGCGACGACAAGATGtactgccagccctgccacgaCAAGCTCTTTTTGtga